CAGGTGGTAGAGGCAGAATGGCCTGGAAGGGTACAGAGGAGCAGGAGTTTGCCAAAAGAGGTGGCCTCGGATGTGGAAAGCACAACAACCCcagcctcccctgctccccataAGGAACGAAGAGGGGTGTTGGGTGTCCTGGGGACCAATGCCTCAGGACTCAGGTGTGGGCCCGGGGTTCCAGAAGGGCCCCAAGATCCAGCCCCCGGCAGGGAGGGGGCCCGAACTCACAcctgggccagggctgggctgggagggtACGGGAAGGGGAGCTGGTTCCCATTTCCCAGGGCAGACATCAGAGGTGGAGTTAGGTAGGGCAGGGCCCAAAGTCCTGAGGGCAGGGAGCTATTTCCTCTTTCCCACAGTGTGAACTGTGTTAACTACATGACTCCTGCAGCCCCCACCCACTCCAGTCCCGCCTGGCACCAGACAGGCCCCGGCTAGGGGGCTGTGGGACAAAGAGGCTCTAAGAACCAAAGCCCCTCAGTCCCTCTGTTCCTCAGGaggggaaagacaaaaaaaaaaccaaagcaagcCAGAAATGGGGCTCTCCCAGCACACAGCAGCCCCACCCAAGCCTCATCCTTAAACTATATTTCAGTTTCCTTGAGTCCCCCACTGACGCAACCCTGATCCCAAACCCAGTCCTAACCAGCATCCACATCATTGGCAATCCCGACATCAACTCAATCTCAGACGCACCCCAATTCCAAACCTCACCCTGAAGTCCCGCCCCACCCTCCGCTCCCTCTAACCTTGGCTCCCGACTTGAACTCCTACACTAACTGCTTGTCTGCCTTGCCGCAGCTTAGCCCCGACCCCAGCCCAGAACCTCAGGCTGACCCTAAGCAGCTTTCCCCTTACCCCAGCTGTACCCCGGATCTGTACCTGGTGTTCACCTCCATCCCAATCACAGCAGACTCTACCCTTACGCAAACGTCTAGCCTCACCTTCAACCTGGACTCCATCCATAACCCTACCAGATCCTATcccatctctgaccctccccgcggGTGCGCTCCCACCCAGCACTCAGCTAGCAGAGGCCGCCACGTGGCTGGACTGCATGTGCAGACCTTGgggtgcacacacatacacacgcccCTCAGCatgcacagacatgcacacactcCAACGTGCCCCACCCTCGGCTGGACTCCTCCAGCTCCTTCTTCAATACTTACTCTCTCCACCGAGCggttcctgcccctctcccagctttCCTGGCTTCTAGCCTGGTTTGTTTGTACATTAGAACCACGGAGCTCCCAGGGCTTTCCTTCTTCTGTGTCCTGGAGGCCTGGCTCACAACAGAGTCCGATGAACACCCACTGGACCAGGGCAAGTCCTCGTGGTGATCAGAGTCTAGAGGGGCAGAGACATACACCCGGGTAATCCTGCCCAACATTCCCGGTAGAGGAATGTGCCTGCTTCTATGGGAGCTACAAGAGGCAGCTAGGGATGGAGTGGGGGTTCTTTGGTCCGGGTCTTAAAGTTTGAGGAGGAGTTCACCTAGTGACAAGGGTGGCAGATAAAATAGCACGTTCAAAGGCAGGAAGCATGTTCAGGAAGGGTTGGGGAGGTGAGCCTGGTAAGAAAGGCCAGGGCAAGGTGGTTAGGCTGGTCTAGTTGGGGAAGAAAGGGGGTAGGAGGAAAAGCACACATGGTGGGGGTAGTCGGAAGGCAGAAACAGTGGGATGGAGAGGGCTGGAGGAGCAGCGGCCAGGGTatctggagggagaggggaggagttCATTCTAAGACCATCTGAGACTGAAGGACAGACGGGAGAGCCAGGTCAGCACAGGCAGGCAGGTGGTCACCAGAGGGGTCAACCGGGGCCAGAAGCTGATAttgatcaaaataataataataataataataatagctgaatGAGCTTTCACCGagtgcttcctgtgtgccaggcacagagctgaGCATTTGTATGACATCATTTAATCCCCAGCATGAGCCCACCAGGTGGGTGGTATTAGAATTATTGATCCACAAGggatactgaggctcagagaggagaaacAATTTGCCCAAATTCATGCACATTAAAATCAGGCAGCAggtaggacttgaacccaggcctgtGGGACAGGAAGAGCTGAGGCCTCCCTCAAAGTCATAGTGGCCAAACCTAGGACCTGCCTTGGCCTGCGACTCATCTCTCATCATTTGAAGCCCGCTTGGaagcccctcctccctgcaggcTGAACTCCTCGCATTTCCCTGAATATTCCAGACCGTGTTCACCTCCTGGATGTTCTGCATATAGCGTCCTGTGCAAGAAGTGGCCTTCTAACCCTTGCCCCTTCTCTAAGAAAATTCCACCCCTTCTCCAGAACTCAGCCCCGGCACAACTTCCTTTGGGAAATCTTTCTGAACTGCCTGCCCCAGGCTGGGTGAGGGGGCACCACCCTGGCCTCTCTacctcccaacccccactcccTGACCACCCTGCATTACCACTGTCTAGGCCTCCCTCCTTAAGGGCTGGGCTCTGTCTGCAGCCCCACCCCAGCAGGTGTCAGTGTGGTTGGTGAATGAACACAGGACCCACCTGGCTAGGGGTTAAAGTAGGAAGGAGCTCAGGGTGGGGCGGGGCTTCTGCCCGGCTTCTGGGACTGATCTCTTATTTGCCAGGGCTGTCTCCAACCTTATCTGGTTAGGCCTGAGTTGAAAGCAAGCTGGTGACATGCTGACATGGTTCCCGGGTTACTCAGTAACCTTGCCCTCTTTAAAAATCCCACTGTTTCCCCCTGGCATCCAGAACCGACCGCTTCTCCCTCCTGGGCACTGCTGCCATGAATACCTTCCTGCTCTCTGCACTGTGTCTCCTCGGGACCTGGGCAGTCCTGGCAGGGGGAGTCACCGTACAGGTAAatcctctgtccctaccccgGCCCGGCTTGCTCTCTGCTCCCAGTTCCCAGGGGCCGTCCCCTGAGAAAGCACCCCCTCTTTCTGGAGCTGGAGCAAGGTCTCAGGTGTGGCCCTTTCTCAGGAACCTGTTTCTCAGTCCTGTCTCGTATGCCCTCCCCTTCAAACTTGGACAGAAGAGAAATCACCATTTGGGAAAGCGGGTTGATTAGCCAATTTACTGAGAATGGGATTATTAGtcccatttttcagaggaggaaaattGAGCCTCAGAGAGGTTCTGTAACTAGCCCTAGGCACACGGCTGAGAAGTGAAGGAGCTAGATTCAGTTCTAGACCTTCCTCTCAGCCAGAGCATCGACCTGGGTCTTGGGAACCATGCGGACATCCCAGAGCAGGCTGTAGCCTGGTCTGACACTCTGAACTTGTCTCTCTCAGGATGGagagttctctttttctctggagtCAGTGAAGAAGCTCAAAGACCTTCGGGAGCTCCAGGAGCCCAGCATTCGGAACCGTAGGAAGAGTGGTGGGCCCGTGGTTCCCAAAGCCTGCAGCCACCAGAAGTTTCCCGAAGAACTCAAGCCTCTCTGCAAGGAGCCCAATGCCCAGGAGATCCTCCGGAGGTTGGGTGAGTAGCCACCTCCctggtgggtggggcctgggaacTCCCTGATTGGTGGCACGGGAGGGGGATGTGCTCTGATTGGTGGGTCTGATGAGGAGGTCGTAAGTAGTTCTAAGTTGTAATTGGTGGAGCTTGCTCTAGGAAGATCCCTGGTCTGGCTGATGATTCGTTGGTAGTTCTGCATCCCGCCCCTCCGGCCTTAGCAATTGCTCCTTCTGGGCGGCATCTCCACTTTGACTGGCTGGCTTGAGCGCTACCTGTTTGAGGGGGAAAGGCCAGCCGGTCGGAGAGGACAGGCTTGGGTTTCTCCTGGGGACTCCGGGGCAGATGTCCAAGCTCTGGCTCAAGGGAGGGCGGGGCCTTGGCTCTCTGGGCGCCCCATCTCTCCTGCGCAGAGGCCATCGCCGAGGACCCGGACTCGTGCGAGATCTGTGCCTTCGCTGCCTGTGCTGGATGCTAGGACGGTCGGCTCGCTGCCTCCTGCCCCGGCCGATGCTCCCACTGCCCGCAGCTCGGCCTACCCTGCCCCCAGGGGAGGCGTGAAGAGGGTGTGGCCTGGGGCGACCTGCGCAAgcccggcccctgccccccaaGATCCCCTCCGACCCTCAGCTAATAAACCAGATCCCAGAGTACTCCTGGTGTCGATCTTTCATCTGCCAGCCGACTCATCACCCAGCTTTATGGGTGCCTACCCTGCCCTCAAGCTCAGAGTTTACTGTATGAAGTGCAAGGACCCTCTCTCCCTACTGAACTGGGGCTGCCATCGCACACAAGCACTGAGGGGACCTCAATCTGCAGGCCaccagctggggggaggggtgctggagcaaaacctctgcttttctttcaccTCCTCCGGGCGGGTTGGGGGAGGGCACCAAAGTCTCTAAGCCCTGAGTGAGCTCAGGAGTCCCTGGTCTGCATGTCCAGCCCAGTTTGGGTGGCTGTGAGACTGGCCCCAAGCTCTGCGGTGTTCAGGGGACCCCCAGCCCTGGTTCCCTGACCACCTCAGCGTTGCCTCCTGCCCTACCCCCTGGGACtcaccccttcctctgctcccctcacCTGTGCTCTGCTCCTCTTCCCACACTCCTGGCCAGATAAACTCCTGCTCAGGTGCCAAGGTTGTGCTCCCATGGCCCCTCCCCAGAAGCCTTTCTTTACCCTCCCAGGGGGGTCTTCATGCTCCCGCTTTGTCCTCTGTGCTCTGTGGGCACTTTGATCACCCATGCCCCTTGCGAGGCTCTGGCCACCCTGTGCCATAATGGCTTCTGTGCCGGGGGAGTCTCCCTGACCCCCAGAGTGGGTGAAACCCACCACGCCAATGATTGCATGAGGATATGACCTAGGGCAGGCAAAAGCCAGAGATACCCAGTTCCAGCCCCATACCACATACCGTGCAATGCTAGGAgaagtcactttccctctctgtgcctcaatctCCTTCCCTGTAAAACTAGGACTGTACTAGTATCTGCCACCCAGGCTGGGAGAAGTAAACCAAAACATGGGGAACCAGAGCCAAGCTGAGAATGGTTCAGACAGGGGTGAGGAGGCGAGGCATGGAGGGCTGCTTGTTAGCAAAGTTAGAGGGAATGGGCAAAGAGGAGGTGACCAGGATATTTCTTGGGGAGTCAGGCAGAGAAGTGTCATGGGGTGATTGAGGCAGAAGTCCTTGGGCCGCAGAATTCAGAGGGCGAGGTGTCTTCAGGGCCAGGTCAGGGGAGGCTCTGCaaaggggaggggtggcaggCATCTGCACGAGTGTTTGGGATAGGCACTGGGGTGGATGGACATTCAAAACCaatctggagggagggaggccgaGGGCGTTCCAGAAGGGGGAGTAGGTGCAGACCTAGAAGTGGGAAGGTCCAAGGCACTAGAATGGTTCAGTCTGGACAGGGTGGGTCCTGGGAGGCACCCAGGGCTGGGTTTGAACCTGACCATGTCACTTACAAGCTGTGTACAAATAATGCACGCAAATGTGTATGTAATGCTACTTACCCTACGAACCAAGTCTCCCTgagacttggtttcctcatctgaaaatggggatgatgacagCATCTCCCAGGGCTGCAGGGGATTTGATGTGACGCATGCTGGGGCAGAATCATGAAACGCTCCCACTCTGGAGCTGAGCTCTGGgtgtgaatcctggctctgcctgttaccggctgtgtgactttggccagTTACTTAGCGTCTTTTCTcttcagtctccttatctgtgaaatggggatcaCAAGAATCCCTACTTGGTAGGGTTGAGGGAAGGTTAAATGCAGTCACATAGGAAAAACTCTGAGAGCCCTGCAGGGCCCATAGTGGACACTTCTGCGGCTGCTATTATTACAGTTTCTGTGTAGATGGCTCAGCttgagcctggcacatagtaggtggtcGGTCAGTGGCATTTCCCTtcactgcctcctccccaggcaGGTGGACACCCAGCGTAGCTGAAGGGAGCAGTGGGAGCGAGGCCAAATGGTACCTTTGGGCTCAGTTTAGAACGGAGAGGGCATGCTGGGGAGCCCCAGAAGGATAAGGGGCTCTGTCAGAGCAGGGCTTCGGGGTTCCCCTGGCACGTTGGGCACAGAGAGTCTGCAGGATGCAGGGCCAGGGAGGAAGGTCTGCCTGGCCTGGGGAAATGTGATAAGGGCTCATCTTGAGTGGTGGTAAGAGAAGAGAGGGCCCCGAGAGTCACAGGAGGCATTGCAAAGGCCCCAGCCAGCCTTGCCcgtggggtgagggagaggaaggaactAGAACTCTGGGGTTTGTGGCCTGGTCAAATGGGGGGCTGTGGGGCTCATGAGCAGAGCTGGGCGGTTGGGATGGGGAGCTGGTCTGGGGAAATTCGCCACGGCCTTGGCCCTGGGTGATCTGAGTTCAGAGATCACCACCCCTTTATGCCTGGCTCTCCTCTCTGGCTGCCTGGGACAGGGGCTGTGGAGGAGCCCATCGTGTGGAAGGGCCCTTCTTCAGGGAATGCCCAGCACGGCTCCTGCCTTGAGTGAAGGAGTTGGCTGCAGCTGCGAGGGTGTTGCATCAGGTGTCATCAGCGTGGCCGAGTCACAGGGAGGCAGCAACAAGATGGTTCAGAGCATGGGCTCTGTCCCCGACTGCCTGGGAAGAAGTCCGCTTTGCCACGTTGCCGAGCCTGTGGTCTTGGGCGAGCTGGTTCTCTGTCTGTACCTGGGTCTCTTTATTCATAAAGTGGAGTATTTATAATAGCACCTGCTTCATCAGACAGTTTTGAGGACTCAGTGAGTTAATAAGTGCAAAGCATTTAGAATAGGGCCTAGGGTATAGCGAATGCTCAGTAGATGTtggctattattgttattattattcctcaGGGCCGCCAGGATGGAGTGAGGGAGGAAAGGTCTTCCTTCCATCTAGAGCTGGCCAGAGGGTCCTGGGGAGCTCAGGAAGGTAAGGATAAGGGCCAAGGCCCCTCTTCTCGGGAGCCCTGGGGTGGAGGCAGAGCAGAAAacgggcctggggagggggcaccaCGTGGTTCTTCCCTGCACCCACTACTCCTGCAGCCCCACCTCCTGGGGGacgctccctgccctccctgccccctggtTGTCGCTCTGGCTCTGCCGCTGGGCCAGCCCTTGGGCTCAGCTTGTGGGGTCAGGTGGGAACAGGTGCTCCATGGTTTCTTAGGTCTGAGACTCATTTCACTCCCCCGGCCGGCATCCTGGAGCCTCCCTCCTCCTATATGAAATAGGGCTTGATGAACCAACTCCCCAGGCGCTGGAAACTGGGAAATTCCTGACCATATCGTTAGATCAACCTTTTTCCTCAACCGCTCAGCTACCCGAGCGCCTCTTCCCATGGCCCCCGGGGATGAACAAATGGACTCCAGACTCCGTGTGTAGGTGGGGAATCTTTATTCAGCAGCAGGGTTGCCTCAGGGGCCAAACTCTCCTCCAACCAAGTGTCCAACTGCTTTGTGCCCCCGATCTAGCCGCTCGAGCCTCTGGCTGGTGGTGATGACCTCAGGGTCCCCCCCGGAACTTGGGTGGGGGTGCAGGCTGTGAAGGCAGCGGGCTGGGGACAAAGTGTCCGGGGTGGGCTCAGGACGCCCAGCCATCTCAGAGGCAGCCGGTACAGGCGACATTCACACACAGCTCACAGTCGTCATTAGCCATGGTCCCTGGGCAGGGGAGAAAACCGGTCAGCTGACCCTGCCCGTGAACCACCTGTGGTCCAGGGAGCTGCTGGCCGGGCAGCCAGAGAAGGCTGCTTCGGAGGGGGCCTGAGGGCGAGGACCAGCATCTTTCTCACAGATCAGGAGCATGATGCTGGAGAAGCAGAGAGTGACTCGGGTTCAAGTCCCGGCCCTCTCCTTCCTAGCGGGGCCTGGGCGTGCCTCTTACACTCTCCGGGCTGGAGTTTCCCTGCTGACTCTGTGGACAGCATCAACTGACAGGGTGGCCGTGAAGAGAGAAGACCAGCAAAGGGACTGACACaggcctggcacttagtaggtgctcagtaaatgctagtaAGTCGCTATTGTCACTGGCCAGTTCTGCTTCTTCCCTCACATTTCAGCTTAGATGTCACCTCCTCTTGGAAGTCTTTCAGACTCCTTATGCCACCCCAGACACGAGCCATCTCTCCTCTGTGTCCCCCGTGCTTCCCCATCAGCCACCGTATTG
Above is a window of Panthera uncia isolate 11264 chromosome C1 unlocalized genomic scaffold, Puncia_PCG_1.0 HiC_scaffold_4, whole genome shotgun sequence DNA encoding:
- the GUCA2A gene encoding guanylin → MNTFLLSALCLLGTWAVLAGGVTVQDGEFSFSLESVKKLKDLRELQEPSIRNRRKSGGPVVPKACSHQKFPEELKPLCKEPNAQEILRRLEAIAEDPDSCEICAFAACAGC